One segment of Lachancea thermotolerans CBS 6340 chromosome E complete sequence DNA contains the following:
- the CWC21 gene encoding U2-type spliceosomal complex subunit CWC21 (similar to uniprot|Q03375 Saccharomyces cerevisiae YDR482C), giving the protein MSYDGIGLKSAKGSSTSGHIQQSLALNTERKNVKNFLSRVEKQQQRPKSSAQTKRKDESILKHLSKRELELRVSEYRDALEDDDSLSDATIDAKCQEFREKTALQLRKEHVDEKLRNAYVSRSKRQAESGAADQ; this is encoded by the coding sequence ATGTCATACGACGGTATAGGGCTCAAGAGTGCCAAAGGCTCATCGACATCTGGGCATATCCAGCAGTCGCTGGCGCTGAATACGGAAAGGAAAAAcgtcaagaacttcttaaGTCGGGTAGagaagcagcaacaacgACCCAAATCCAGCGCGCAAACAAAGCGCAAAGATGAAagcattttgaagcatttGAGTAAGCgcgagctggagctgcgCGTCTCGGAGTATCGAGACGCCCTCGAGGACGATGATTCGCTTTCCGACGCGACAATCGATGCCAAGTGCCAAGAGTTCCGCGAGAAAACAGCGCTGCAGCTACGAAAGGAGCATGTGGATGAAAAGCTGCGAAATGCTTATGTCTCTAGAAGTAAGCGGCAGGCTGAGAGCGGCGCAGCAGATCAATGA
- the ARL3 gene encoding Arf family GTPase ARL3 (highly similar to uniprot|Q02804 Saccharomyces cerevisiae YPL051W YPL051W ARL3 GTPase of the Rassuperfamily required to recruit Arl1p to the Golgi; similar to ADP-ribosylation factor): MHRELLTNTKLHPDKTNKTNRQAMFHLAKGLYANWNRREQYSILILGLDNAGKTTFLEMLKKEYSKGSKSPEKITPTVGQNVATIPVNNCLLKFWDVGGQETLRSLWPEYYAQAHGIIFVIDSADRERLEECCRTLKTVVTDEEVEGIPVLMLANKQDREDRMEVQDIKEVFNKIAEHLGARDSRVLPISALNKEGVKEAAEWILVRLRRNKANKPPQYK, translated from the coding sequence ATGCATCGCGAACTTCTTACTAACACCAAATTACACCCGGACAAAACAAATAAAACTAACAGACAAGCAATGTTCCATCTCGCCAAAGGACTCTACGCAAACTGGAACCGCCGGGAACAGTACTCGATCCTCATTTTGGGGCTTGACAATGCTGGAAAGACTACATTTCTGgagatgctgaagaaggaaTATTCGAAGGGCTCCAAGTCTCCCGAGAAGATTACGCCGACCGTGGGCCAGAATGTAGCCACCATACCCGTTAATAACTGCCTTCTAAAGTTCTGGGACGTTGGCGGACAGGAGACGCTGAGATCTCTATGGCCGGAGTACTACGCGCAGGCGCACGGAATTATCTTTGTAATTGATAGCGCGGACCGTGAGAGGCTCGAAGAGTGCTGTCGAACGCTGAAAACTGTTGTTACAGATGAGGAGGTTGAAGGAATACCAGTACTCATGCTTGCAAACAAACAAGATCGAGAGGACCGCATGGAAGTTCAAGATATAAAAGAGGTTTTTAACAAGATCGCCGAACACCTGGGAGCGAGAGACAGTCGGGTCCTCCCTATTAGCGCCTTGAATAAAGAAGGTGTGAAGGAGGCTGCAGAATGGATACTGGTTAGACTAAGGAGAAACAAAGCCAACAAGCCGCCTCAGTACAAATGA